The window CTGTTGTCCTTCTGACGGGAGGATCCTGATCAGTCGATCACGACAAAATTCCTGGTATTGTCTCTGAAGTGTTCCCAGCTGTTACCCTTATCAGCGCCGTGATCAACGATATGTTTTGAACAAAGCTGCGCTATCTCCAGGCAGTCACACATCCCGATATAGGAATAGGCACCCTGTCGTCCGATCGTGAACAGGTTGGAGATGGAGTCAAGTTCCTTAAGGAGTTCATCCACAGTCCTTCGAAAACCTTTGAAATAAACGGGATAGGCGTGATCACGGGTCACGATCAAAGGTTCGTCCAGAAGTTCGTCAGGAGAGGCCAGTCCAGCCCTGGTAAGATGGTCGATCACACGATCCGGATCGGGGTCCGGTTTGTAGTCTGCATCGAACGGTTCTTCAGCCGTCAGCACCGTGAAATCCGGTGGTACGGTATTTCCGCTGAAAGATTTCTGCTCTGAAACTCGTGTGAATGTGAACTCCCCCTCCGGGAAGAAGATCCATTGATCATCCATGACGCGCGGTTTATCGATACCGAGATAATACAGCCGGAGGGACCTGTATTTAAGGTTCGAAGCAAGAGAAACTGCTTCCCGGGCCAGGGGACTGATATTGTTGGCGAGGACTTCAAGAGGGATAGTGCTTATAACGGCGTCTGTCGCGTCCAGATCCCATGATTCCCCGTTGTCGGCGATAACCTTTTTAACAGTGCCGTTTTCCACGGCCAGCTCTGCCAGGGAAACACCCTTTTTAATGATCCCGCCCCTGGTTTCGATGGCCCCAGCGAGGGATTCTATGAGACCCTGGCACCCGCTGTTGGGGTAGAGGAAGGTATCTGCGTGAGTTGGAGCGTCATCCGAATCCCTGAAAATAAGGTTTTTGACCAGCGTCAGCAGGTTGGGAATAGCTACACGGGATGATGCCAGATCCTCGTCAAGCTCCGTTGGTTCTCCCCAGATCTTCCCGGCGTACTGCTTAAAAACCATCTCATATAAAGCCTTGCCGAACCTTTTTTTGAGAAAAGATTCGTAGGATCTCTGACTTTCTGATCCACCTGAAAAACTGGCCAGGCCGTAATCGAGGATGATCCTGGCGAACTTCCATGGAGGAAGTGCCTTGATAAGTTCCATAGTGGCAAGGGGATAGTTCAATTGCCGATTCCTCAAGGTGATCTTGCTTATCTTCTGAACCTGGTTCATCTCGGTGCCGGGAAGTAGCCTTTCGAGATCGTCGAGGACCGACTTGTTGAGAGAGAACAGTTTATGAGGGCCAAGATCCAGTTGCGCACCCTTCCACGGCACCGTACCTGACAGCCCACCGAGCTGTTTATCTTTTTCGAGGATAACAACCTGGTAGCCCTCTTCCGCGAGTTTCCAACCGGTAGAA of the bacterium genome contains:
- a CDS encoding FAD-dependent oxidoreductase, with translation MANKATIIGAGLTGLSTGWKLAEEGYQVVILEKDKQLGGLSGTVPWKGAQLDLGPHKLFSLNKSVLDDLERLLPGTEMNQVQKISKITLRNRQLNYPLATMELIKALPPWKFARIILDYGLASFSGGSESQRSYESFLKKRFGKALYEMVFKQYAGKIWGEPTELDEDLASSRVAIPNLLTLVKNLIFRDSDDAPTHADTFLYPNSGCQGLIESLAGAIETRGGIIKKGVSLAELAVENGTVKKVIADNGESWDLDATDAVISTIPLEVLANNISPLAREAVSLASNLKYRSLRLYYLGIDKPRVMDDQWIFFPEGEFTFTRVSEQKSFSGNTVPPDFTVLTAEEPFDADYKPDPDPDRVIDHLTRAGLASPDELLDEPLIVTRDHAYPVYFKGFRRTVDELLKELDSISNLFTIGRQGAYSYIGMCDCLEIAQLCSKHIVDHGADKGNSWEHFRDNTRNFVVID